The region CGTACGGCTCGGCACCGGTGCCGGCGAAGCGAAACGTCTCCATGAGACGCTGTAGGTGACCGATGTTGATGTGATCCTGAAGTCTCAAGACGGATAAGCCAGTGGACGccctattattattatatgaGTCTTATGAGATAAATAGGATTTCATCTCTGAGCGATTCTCGTGTACCGGCCTGTCGATGGGGTGGGGTCTACGcgtctctcgtcgtcttcgtccatcgTGTACGAGACCTTAGCAACGACACGTCGGCTTAGATACCACACGTGAGACGTTCACGTGAACGATTTGCGCTCTTCACCTCGGATTCGGCGACTagggagacgacgtcgtcggcgtcggcgtcggcggcgtcgctttcgcggcGCCAGACGAAGAGTCGTTCCTGCATCGAGATGCTTCGCTGCGTTCGcgacggacgacgatgacgacgaagagcggGGGACGCGGAGAATGCCGTGCGCGTGCGTTGGGCCATacgcgatcgacggcgaacaGTCTCGCGGCCGATCGAATGCAAACAGAAAGGAGATCGTATACGTTGTCAAGGAAGGCTTCTCGTCACGTGCGGGGGACGATGGTTTGCATACATAGTTGGGGTCTGGACTAAGGGGAAGGGAGAAAACGGGAGCAATGCGTTCACTAACAATTGATACGAACCACTGGTCTAATTTCGTTCACTTAGCCCACCTAGTGGCCAAAGGAGAGGCCCGGAGCCAGGATACCTTTTCGATCCGCTttgctcttctcttcgccaTCGAAGTTCGTCCTAGATACAAAAGAACTTTTCCGAGAACGAAAATCGATTAGGGGGGCCTTACTATTCGATCGGGTTGGAGTTGCTTTGAGAGCGAGTGGCTATTCGTCACGGAGACGCATGGTTACGTAGAAGCCGTACATGGGGTCTCGGTCTGCGGAAAAACGGGGCGAATGCGGCCAGTGCCCCCAAGTAAGCGATTGCAGGCACGCGATTTGGAACAGATATTACCTTTACGCTTGAACGGACCCTATTTTCGATCTGGCTTTGCGCCCAGTTCGCCGAATAGTTCGTTTTGCAGCCATATCGGAACGCAGTCACGTGATCTAAGATTCCACCAATAGAGACGCTGCACCTGACAGACAACATCAGCCAGCCCGAAAATACAAAGCGAAATTGACAAGGTTGCAATGACGAGATTTTAGGTCACTTTTTCCTACGTTGCATTGGTTATTTTTACGGCCCACTGATACATGCAGGGCAGCTCGGAAATAGTGAGCAGTGGCCAATCAATAGATATTCCGGCCTTGCCAGGAGTTCCTAAAACGTCTCGTTAGTCATCAAGCTAAGACTGTTTCATGACTCTACCATTCCATTTCAAAGGCTCCGAATAACCCAAGAGGCTAACTACAGTTCCGCTTGTAGGCACAGGAGAAGACAAAGTCAGATTGTTTCCAGTTGGCCAACTGTCAATTATAGCATATATAGTGCCTAATCAAAAAAAGGTAGCAATTTTTATTGTGCCTAGACACACAATTACCTTTCTGAATTTTGCTCGCCGTGTACCGAGCATTCAGTGCATCCTTGTGACCGCTTGTGTGATTCGCTTCCGTCGATGGACTCCATACAGAATCATTTCTTCCAAAGCATTCGTTTTTGTATCCGTCGACCACTTGCGGACCGATCCATGTAAACGAGTTGCAGGCATTGTAAGCCATGCACCTAAATAGAGTCGTAAAACTGATTTTTGAATGTTCTTCATACAGTACACTACCTCTTCATGCATTCTTCATACGAGGAGAAAGTGCCCAAATACATAATTGAGCTAGTGTTTCCTTTAGGAGAAACGGCTCCAAAGACATTGTTTGAATTGGGCACAACAACGAAATTTTTCCCCACGACAACCATTTCCTAAATGCAAGAACACAATAATGTTTAGCTGGCGCAATGCACCAGGCTCACCTCAGGAGTTTTGTACTTAGTCGTGTTATATATAGCTTCACCGGTAACGTTCAGCCACGATCCTATAGCAAGCAGACGCTCTGCTTGGATATTTGGCACTTTGCCGTCAGCACTGATTCCAACATTGAGACAAAGGTTACCTAAAATGATCcaattcaaaagaaaaaacaccTGGCCCGCAAAGACCGGTGACTCGCACCGTACCTCCATACGCCACAGACCTCACAAGCAAGTTAATAAGATACTCGGCTGACCAGTACTTATCAGGTGGCGTATTTCGATTTAGCCCTTTAACAGAACAAGAATCAAATGATCTTAAGTTAACTAATTTATTATGTTTTTGTAAGCTTGCCATAGCTGTGAATGTCTATGCCACTGTTTTCCTCCCACTTGTGATTAGACTCTGTGTGAGAACTGTACTCTTCCGTATAAAATCCGCCGTGCAAGTGACGCGTGCCTTTCCCCCATCGATCGTTGACGACAATTTTGTCTTTAACAGGCTAAAGATGGATGTAGGCACTAGGCATTGCATTTCGTGCAACTTACAGACTCGTTGTAGAGCCACGCCAAAAATTCTGTTGAATTCCAGAATGCGGCCGTCTGCTCCCAGTCGCCATCTGTCCAGAGTATGTCTGGTGTGTAATTGTGCACCAGCTCCATCAGTTGAGGCCACATTACCTAATAATATTCAAATGGTCAGAGTTGGTTAAAGATAATTGTATAGACACCTCGGAGACATAAAGCTCTGGATTCGGGCCACGGTACAATGGATGATACCTGAAAGGAGAGCCGTTGGTCTTCAGTAAAAAAATCTATTCAGTATTACCAGTCATACAAACTAAAATAAACGCCAGCGTGAAGACCCCGTTTGCGTAGGGCCGTTGTTAGTTCTCCTATGATATCTCGATGAGGTCCAGTATCAACAGAATTCCTACCGATTTGTATATAAGATACTGCATGTACACTGTGATCAATAAGCTCTGACCAGTTCCAAGCCGTTTTGCTTGGCCAAAGCGTGTAGCCGTCGTGGTGCCTGTAGAATGAAATAAGTTGAATAAATTTGAACTTGATGTACTGTGAAATCTCTTACTTCGACAATGGAACAAAATACTTTAGACCGGCTCTGAAAAAGATGTCGGCCCATTCATCAGCATCAAAAAGTTCGCCTAtcagaaattcaattttaatGTTGTGCCTGTGCATGCAAATTAATCAATACCCTTTAGCATTGGGAGAAAGTCTTCGTACTTAAAGTCAGGTCCGTACGTCGCTATACGACTCAGTTGAGCACAAGAGTAAtcaattttgtttttaaATACCGTTGTGCCAAATCTGTGTTTTGCTTCCTGGAGAGTTTAAATTATGCCAGTACCACTCTTCGTACGATCCAACAGGAGCCCAGGCCGGCACGGAGTAGATACCGTAAGAGATCATCAATCCAAACTTGACATCGTCAAACCATTCCCTGTACGTAAAAATGCCAAAATGCACGGCTAATACTTTAGACGAGTTGCTCACTCACGGTATTGGCCTTTTATCAAGGGACCCCTATATATGTATAGAAGAATAACTTTACGTGACGTCGATCCATGACGTGACATACCCAATCAGGAGTATATTGCCCGAAAACTTGAGCTGCAACGATCAACGCAAGCACACTAGTCAAGCAGTGCATCGTTCTTATCTTCCCTGTTGACCGACCATCTCACGTGAGAGGTAACGTGCCCGCGACGTCGTGCCATGGCTCCTCGCTTTCTCCAAGCGAAATCTGTCCTGAAATTCGTTGAAATAGTGAGCGATTTTGAACAGAGTTACTCCAGAGAAGTTAGTCCAGCAGTAAAGTGTCTTTTCATATAGGGGTGCTCCCTACTTTCGATTGTTCTCATTGTAACCTTCCGCGCTACGGTCCGACTCTACGACCTCTCTACTGATCCCGAAGCGAGAGAACATCACATCGAATATTATCTGCAACGCCCATTTCGTCGCGCCGCTGTGAAACTAATCAGCTTAAACGAAACTGCTCCTCCAGGTTACTTTGCAAATTACACGAAGATTCATCAAGGCGTTGAAGCCGGATTCGAACTCTACGTCGCTATTCATTGCATCGCAATATTGACCAGTATTATTCTTCTCGTAATGTATAAAAGACTCGTGGGAAGTGAGTCCGTGCGAAGAATGAGCCCATGGGTGAGTACATGTATGAGTACGTACAAGGAAAGCTTTCTAATTCTCTATTTTCCTATAGGACACTTTCTGCAACGGTTTCTTTGGCTTGTCGCTTCTGATCGTTTCCGTCTTTTGGACGCTTCTTTACCCGAAAATGGACACTGATATTCATACGAACGTAGAAAAAATGATCGGCTTCATTTGTTCACTTGACGATCATCGTCGGCCCACGTGCACGGCCGAATGGGCGAGCTATTCCCAAGCAATAGCTTCTCTCGTAAgaaacaacgtcgtcgctcataatcaataaaaagcCCAAGCCGGAATTCGATTTTACTTTTCTAGGTATTTTCCTACGCTTGTGGACTCGCGTGGCTCGTTAATACTTGGATCGTATTTCGAAATAGCTACCTTCACAGGCCGGATCTGTACGAGGTTTTCAACGAATCGAGTCCCAGAGCAGAAGGACGCGGAAACCGCGAAGTGCCCGGAGGCGCTGATGTTTCGCCACAGGGTAGCTATCAGCTTGGCGCAATTCAAACAGGAGCTGGTGACTCGGGTTGAACGTGAAGCGGCGTTTATATCGAACGTGTCATAAAATTGTTGTTTTCTGCTCTAAGTCGTCCAGTCGATCATTTCGTGaacattttcgtttttctcgtagaTACTACAGCACCAGTTCTATGACATTAAGCCATGCCTTCTCTGTGATTCCGTTATACTTTTTGAGCTGTACTAATAAGTCTGGTCTGGCGTACAGTTatattcgtttcttttcgtagATTCTGCAGTTTTCACCAGTTTTAAACTGTTTTCTTATGATTCTTCACTCTTTCTTAGCTACTATTCCTTGTTTCCGTCAAAGTTCTTAGACTCTACTGCACATGACAAGACTTTCCGCTGTAACGCGGCACTTGGAGCACAGAAACAATATTTTAGAACTGGTATTAAAGCACAGATTGGTAATCAAACGTGCTCAGTTGCGTAGGTACCTAGCAGAACGCTCAGtcacgaaacgaaacgaaacaaaAGATTAGTCCCGGATAATGTTGTTTTATCCGGGACTGCAGTGAACATTCCGTCCGAATCCGTCGCTGCGTCAGTCCGAAGAGCCGTGCCGCAGAAACATTGTTCGCTGCCAATATCTCTCCCCTACTCTAAAGACCCGGAATTTTCGCTCTAATCGAGcgttcgtcgactcgtcgctgaAAGAGGCGCGTTGCCAAGGAAAAGCTCAACAACGAGAACGTCAGCACTAGCCACCGTCTAGGAAAATGCATTAATTGCTATAGGTTAGTCGCAAGACAGTCGAACGCGGTCACTTGTACTGTAGGTAACCTTCAAGTTCAAGAGTTCCCCGTGTAGCCTAAAGGCCTAGCTTAGTGGTACTAAAGCTGTCTATAGCGGCTTTTATGCACATGGATCACATCTGATAGTTTTCTACCTATAAGATCCGGTGACTTATACTGGCGTTCGTCATTTCAGTGAAGTCAAGCATGTAACCTATAGTGCCTGTCGGAACTAAACCAGAACTTGTGGTCGAAAGGTCAAACGGCAATGACGACTCctatctcttctttcagtttTAGTTCCTTCTCTTGCAAGACGGAACTGATGTACCTATACATACACTGTAGCTATCAGTTCCGCGTTACACTCGGGTTAATTGAAACCATGGACTTCTCTTCGTCCCTTCGTTTGTTTATAATCGGCTCGGCGTTTCTTATTGTCGGTACCGTTTTGGCGGCGGTCTTGCTTGCAACTTCCGGCCTTGTTTTGGGACTTTGGGTTCCGTCTGATAATAGCGAGTGCTCTGGGATTGTAGTGGATGGTAGGGAATCTCTTTTGAAACGGTGCTGGCTCGGCGACATCTTTTTTTGCTAGATTTATTTCATGTCGTTCGCGCTCTGACTATCGTTTCCTTGGCTGTGGCGGTCGTTTCCAAAGCGTTTGCGATATCTGCTTGGACGTCCACTGATACCAGCGTCTTCAGATCCAAAAGCAGAGTAGTTTTTCTGCTGAGCGTTGTGTCGtgtcagtcagtcagttaGATAGTCGATTTGTTTTATAAGGGGTtagaaatctttttttcaggttcGCTTTATTTCACTG is a window of Oscarella lobularis chromosome 20, ooOscLobu1.1, whole genome shotgun sequence DNA encoding:
- the LOC136198834 gene encoding tissue alpha-L-fucosidase-like; its protein translation is MHCLTSVLALIVAAQVFGQYTPDWGSLDKRPIPEWFDDVKFGLMISYGIYSVPAWAPVGSYEEWYWHNLNSPGSKTQIWHNATYGPDFKYEDFLPMLKGELFDADEWADIFFRAGLKYFVPLSKHHDGYTLWPSKTAWNWNSVDTGPHRDIIGELTTALRKRGLHAGVYFSLYDWYHPLYRGPNPELYVSEVMWPQLMELVHNYTPDILWTDGDWEQTAAFWNSTEFLAWLYNESPVKDKIVVNDRWGKGTRHLHGGFYTEEYSSHTESNHKWEENSGIDIHSYGLNRNTPPDKYWSAEYLINLLVRSVAYGGNLCLNVGISADGKVPNIQAERLLAIGSWLNVTGEAIYNTTKYKTPEEMVVVGKNFVVVPNSNNVFGAVSPKGNTSSIMYLGTFSSYEECMKRCMAYNACNSFTWIGPQVVDGYKNECFGRNDSVWSPSTEANHTSGHKDALNARYTASKIQKGTIYAIIDSWPTGNNLTLSSPVPTSGTVVSLLGYSEPLKWNGTPGKAGISIDWPLLTISELPCMYQWAVKITNAT
- the LOC136198835 gene encoding uncharacterized protein, with product MAPRFLQAKSVLKFVEIGCSLLSIVLIVTFRATVRLYDLSTDPEAREHHIEYYLQRPFRRAAVKLISLNETAPPGYFANYTKIHQGVEAGFELYVAIHCIAILTSIILLVMYKRLVGSESVRRMSPWDTFCNGFFGLSLLIVSVFWTLLYPKMDTDIHTNVEKMIGFICSLDDHRRPTCTAEWASYSQAIASLVFSYACGLAWLVNTWIVFRNSYLHRPDLYEVFNESSPRAEGRGNREVPGGADVSPQGSYQLGAIQTGAGDSG